From Aedes albopictus strain Foshan chromosome 1, AalbF5, whole genome shotgun sequence, one genomic window encodes:
- the LOC109430291 gene encoding molybdopterin synthase catalytic subunit 2 isoform X1: protein MNYLKLTFDKLEVGEINDLVAHESCGAISLFVGTTRDNFDGKTVVLLEYEAYEAMALKTMNQICEEMRARWSDIKNIGIHHRLGTVPVKEASVVIAVSSPHRKSSLEAVHFAIDELKKSVPVWKKEQYAEGEGCSEWKENRECTWSKCHKDNHIL, encoded by the exons ATGAATTATCTCAAGTTGACGTTCGACAAGTTGGAGGTGGGAGAGATCAACGATCTGGTGGCACATGAGAGCTGTGGAGCGATATCATTGTTTGTCGGAACGACCAGAGATAATTTCGACGGTAAAACG GTGGTTCTACTAGAATATGAAGCATACGAAGCCATGGCCTTGAAAACCATGAACCAGATTTGTGAGGAAATGCGCGCACGTTGGTCTGACATCAAGAATATTGGCATTCATCATCGCCTGGGAACGGTGCCTGTTAAAGAAGCATCGGTGGTTATAGCCGTTAGTTCACCGCATCGGAAGTCCAGTTTGGAAGCAGTCCATTTCGCCATCGATGAACTGAAGAAAAGTGTACCCGTGTGGAAGAAAGAGCAGTACGCCGAAGGGGAAGGCTGCTCCGAGTGGAAAGAGAACAGGGAGTGTACCTGGTCAAAATGTCATAAAGACAATCATATTTTATGA
- the LOC109430292 gene encoding ribosome quality control complex subunit NEMF homolog: MTKTRFNTYDVVCSVTELQKLVGMRVNQIYDIDNKTYLIRLVRNEEKVVLLLESGNRFHTTAFEWPKNVAPSGFTMKLRKHLKNKRLECMKQLGVDRIVDFQFGTGEAAYHVILELYDRGNILLTDCDLKILNILRPHVEGEEVRFAVREKYPTDRAKEDKGPPAMEKVKEAIGKAHPGDTLRTALNPILEYGASVIDHVLHKYGLYGCRIGGELPAEATADMPKKAKKKQKAIAKEFSKIFNVEEDMTALMCAINDAETMLRKAMKEPSRGFIIQKKELKPAKDKKQEEFYYTNLEYHPFLYNQYKEDPVKEFDSFTASVDEFYSTLEGQKIDLKAFAQEREALKKLSNVRTDHAKRLEDLTKAQLEDRKKAELITRNQNLVDSAILAVQSALASQMSWSDIQDLVKAAQANNDPVASCIKQLKLEINHISLMLKDPYGALDEEFEDDEEDEHEDGEGKLEPMVVDVDLAMTAFANARRYYDQRRFAARKEQKTIESSSKALKNAEKKTMQTLKDVRTQTTISKARKVYWFEKFYWFISSENYLVIGGRDQQQNELIVKRYMRPTDIYVHAEIQGASSVIIKNPSGDDIPPKTLLEAGTMAISYSVAWDAKVVTSAYWVKSEQVSKTAPTGEYLTTGSFMIRGKKNFLPPCHLVLGLSFMFKLEESSVERHKGERKVRTFDEESIMSKDDRSEISEAPDQEIQLEEGDSDHDEKDVPEKSESHEEVEEQVKSLSLNEDADTAEQPAVSESDSDDSDGPKFPDTHVKVEHDTGKVSVQADPVLQRLTSEPDPENVIFLGDSKPFIITPAPPRKKQVQKSKQKAKDKEKAREEAAAKNKKAEDSQKQGQLKRGQKAKMRKIKEKYKDQDEEERQMMMEILKSAGNKNNQNQKDEEAQGSDQKKYPGKKPQPRQKPGEFEELGDDTPAAADVDMLDSLTGQPMEEDELLFAIPVVAPYQSLQNYKFKVKLTPGTGKRGKASKMALQIFLKDKHCTSREKDLLKAVKDETLARNIPGKVKLSAPQMQKVRK, translated from the exons ATGACGAAAACCAGATTCAACACCTACGATGTGGTCTGCTCGGTGACGGAGCTCCAGAA GCTCGTCGGAATGCGGGTGAACCAAATCTACGACATCGACAACAAAACGTATCTGATTCGGCTAGTCCGGAACGAAGAGAAAGTGGTTCTACTGTTGGAGTCGGGAAATCGATTCCACACTACCGCCTTCGAATGGCCTAAAAACGTCGCTCCGTCCGGTTTTACGATGAAACTGCGAAAACATTTGAAGAACAAACGTTTGGAGTGCATGAAACAGCTGGGTGTCGATCGTATCGTTGACTTCCAGTTCGGAACAGGTGAAGCGGCTTATCACGTGATTCTGGAACTCTATGACCGGGGTAACATTCTGCTCACGGATtgcgatttgaagattttgaacaTTTTGCGCCCGCATGTCGAGGGAGAGGAAGTTCGATTTGCTGTGCGGGAAAAATACCCAACGGATCGAGCCAAGGAAGATAAAGGTCCACCGGCTATGGAGAAAGTCAAAGAGGCCATCGGAAAAGCACATCCCGGGGATACGCTGAGAACGGCTTTGAATCCGATATTGGAATATGGTGCGTCGGTGATCGACCATGTACTGCACAAATATGGTCTGTACGGATGTCGCATTGGCGGCGAACTTCCGGCTGAGGCGACGGCAGACATGCCAAAGAAAGCTAAGAAAAAGCAAAAGGCAATTGCTAAGGAGTTCTCCAAGATCTTTAACGTCGAGGAGGATATGACCGCACTGATGTGTGCTATCAACGATGCAGAAACCATGTTGCGGAAGGCCATGAAGGAACCATCCAGGGGTTTTATCATCCAGAAGAAGGAGTTGAAACCTGCCAAAGATAAAAAGCAGGAAGAGTTTTATTACACAAACCTGGAATACCATCCGTTCCTATACAACCAATACAAGGAGGATCCGGTGAAAGAATTCGATAGTTTTACCGCCTCTGTGGATGAGTTTTATTCCACCTTGGAGGGACAGAAAATAGATTTGAAG GCCTTTGCGCAGGAAAGAGAAGCTCTCAAAAAGCTATCCAACGTCCGAACGGATCATGCCAAGAGATTGGAAGATCTAACGAAAGCTCAGTTGGAGGATCGCAAAAAGGCTGAACTCATCACAAGGAATCAAAACCTGGTGGACAGTGCCATTTTGGCGGTTCAAAGTGCACTGGCGTCCCAAATGTCCTGGTCGGACATCCAGGATCTGGTTAAAGCGGCACAAGCCAATAACGATCCTGTGGCATCCTGCATCAAGCAGCTCAAGCTGGAGATCAACCACATTTCTTTGATGTTGAAAGATCCTTACGGAGCATTGGATGAAGAGTTTGAAGATGACGAAGAAGACGAACACGAGGATGGAGAAGGAAAGCTAGAACCAATGGTAGTTGACGTTGACCTAGCTATGACGGCATTTGCCAATGCCCGTCGTTATTACGATCAACGTCGTTTCGCAGCCCGGAAGGAACAAAAGACAATCGAGTCCTCTTCCAAAGCCTTAAAAAATGCCGAAAAGAAAACCATGCAAACATTGAAAGACGTCCGAACACAGACTACAATTTCAAAGGCTCGGAAGGTTTACTGGTTTGAAAAATTCTACTGGTTCATCAGTTCGGAGAACTACTTGGTCATTGGTGGTCGAGACCAGCAGCAAAACGAGTTGATTGTGAAACGTTACATGCGACCAACTGATATTTACGTTCATGCGGAGATTCAAGGCGCTTCAAGTGTTATCatcaaaaatccttcaggagacgACATTCCCCCAAAGACGCTGCTCGAAGCCGGAACAATGGCTATCTCGTACAGCGTTGCGTGGGATGCTAAGGTCGTTACCAGCGCTTACTGGGTTAAGAGTGAACAGGTTAGTAAAACCGCCCCTACTGGAGAGTATTTGACCACCGGAAGCTTCATGATTCGAGGAAAGAAGAACTTTTTGCCTCCTTGCCATTTAGTATTGGGCTTGAGCTTCATGTTCAAACTGGAGGAGAGCTCAGTCGAGCGACATAAAGGCGAAAGAAAAGTTCGTACTTTCGATGAAGAGTCGATCATGAGCAAAGACGACCGTTCCGAAATATCCGAAGCACCTGATCAGGAAATACAACTTGAGGAAGGTGACTCCGATCATGATGAGAAAGATGTTCCTGAAAAGTCGGAGTCTCACGAAGAAGTGGAAGAACAAGTTAAATCACTTTCATTGAATGAAGATGCTGATACGGCTGAACAGCCAGCTGTATCAGAATCAGACTCAGACGACAGTGACGGCCCAAAGTTTCCGGACACACATGTCAAAGTTGAGCACGATACCGGAAAGGTGTCCGTTCAGGCCGATCCCGTGCTGCAGCGGCTAACCTCGGAGCCGGATCCGGAGAACGTCATCTTCCTTGGCGATAGCAAACCGTTCATCATAACTCCGGCTCCGCCCCGCAAGAAGCAGGTCCAAAAAAGCAAACAAAAGGCGAAGGATAAGGAGAAGGCACGCGAGGAAGCGGCTGCCAAAAACAAGAAGGCAGAAGATTCTCAGAAACAAGGTCAACTAAAGCGCGGTCAAAAGGCTAAGATGCGCAAAATCAAGGAAAAGTACAAGGACCAAGACGAAGAAGAGCGTCAAATGATGATGGAAATTTTGAAATCGGCGGGAAATAAAAACAATCAAAATCAGAAGGATGAAGAAGCACAAGGTAGCGATCAGAAAAAGTACCCCGGGAAGAAACCACAGCCCCGCCAGAAGCCAGGAGAATTCGAAGAGCTTGGAGATGATACTCCAGCGGCGGCTGATGTGGATATGCTGGATTCGTTGACCGGTCAACCGATGGAAGAGGACGAACTGTTGTTTGCCATTCCGGTGGTTGCGCCGTATCAGTCGCTGCAGAACTACAAGTTTAAGGTCAAGCTGACCCCGGGAACCGGCAAGCGAGGTAAGGCCAGCAAAATGGCTCTGCAGATTTTCCTAAAGGACAAGCACTGCACGAGTCGGGAGAAGGATCTACTGAAGGCCGTGAAGGATGAGACGCTAGCCCGTAATATACCAGGAAAGGTAAAACTGTCGGCTCCACAAATGCAAAAAGTACGAAAGTGA
- the LOC109430291 gene encoding molybdopterin synthase sulfur carrier subunit isoform X2, with translation MSQGHRSEEVIRVNLLFFAKSRELVGTSSLVNFPLPTSEGRLSGSAVLGTICERFPELAAIRDSVIIAHNEQYCEDLTEPINLANGDEIAVIPPIAGG, from the coding sequence ATGAGCCAAGGTCACCGCTCGGAGGAGGTGATTCGAGTGAATCTGTTGTTCTTTGCCAAATCACGCGAACTGGTAGGAACTTCTTCGTTGGTTAACTTTCCCTTGCCAACCAGTGAAGGTCGCCTGAGTGGTTCCGCGGTGCTTGGTACCATCTGTGAACGGTTCCCGGAGCTGGCCGCCATCCGCGATAGCGTCATCATTGCCCACAACGAGCAATACTGCGAGGATTTGACGGAACCGATTAACCTAGCGAACGGTGACGAAATTGCGGTGATTCCGCCGATCGCCGGAGGATAA